The proteins below come from a single Synechococcus sp. MW101C3 genomic window:
- a CDS encoding ligase-associated DNA damage response exonuclease — protein sequence MLPPGSLIQHTPQGLYCPAADAWIDPWRPVPRALLTHAHADHARPGSQVYWAVGSAAGVLRQRLGQGIDLRRMAYGQELRLGDATVSFHSAGHVLGSAQVRISAGGETWLISGDYKRDADPSCVPFESVQADVLITEATFGLPVYRWRPGQEVAAEIHAWWKGAPERTSILFCYAFGKAQRLLAELHQLGVREEVLLHGAVQTLMAPYREQGIAMPPTRPVSELPRSEPLAARLVLAPPSAHRSVWMKRFKAPQTGFVSGWMAVRGARRRGGYERGFVLSDHADWNGLLTTVRQSRAQQVYVTHGQSDVLARYLRDVEGISAEPLSGGIAAERGEETQGGV from the coding sequence ATGCTGCCGCCGGGCTCCCTGATCCAGCACACCCCCCAGGGGCTCTACTGCCCGGCCGCCGACGCCTGGATCGACCCCTGGCGCCCGGTGCCACGCGCCCTGCTCACCCACGCCCACGCTGACCACGCCCGGCCCGGCAGCCAGGTGTACTGGGCGGTGGGCAGCGCCGCCGGCGTGCTGCGCCAGCGACTGGGCCAGGGCATTGATCTCCGCCGGATGGCCTACGGCCAGGAGCTGCGCCTCGGCGATGCCACCGTGTCGTTTCACAGCGCCGGGCATGTGCTGGGTTCGGCCCAGGTGCGGATCAGCGCCGGCGGTGAAACCTGGCTGATCAGCGGCGATTACAAGCGTGATGCCGACCCCAGCTGCGTGCCGTTCGAGTCGGTGCAGGCCGATGTGCTGATCACCGAGGCCACCTTCGGTCTGCCGGTGTATCGCTGGCGGCCGGGCCAGGAGGTGGCCGCCGAGATCCACGCCTGGTGGAAAGGTGCCCCGGAGCGGACCTCGATCCTGTTCTGCTACGCCTTCGGCAAGGCGCAGCGTCTGCTGGCGGAGCTGCACCAGCTGGGCGTGCGTGAGGAGGTGCTCCTGCATGGCGCCGTGCAGACCCTGATGGCGCCTTACCGCGAGCAGGGGATCGCCATGCCGCCCACCCGGCCCGTGAGTGAACTGCCCCGCAGTGAGCCATTGGCGGCCCGGCTTGTACTGGCGCCCCCGTCGGCGCATCGTTCGGTGTGGATGAAGCGGTTCAAGGCACCGCAGACGGGCTTCGTGAGCGGTTGGATGGCGGTGCGCGGTGCCCGGCGGCGGGGCGGCTACGAGCGGGGCTTCGTGCTCAGCGACCACGCCGACTGGAACGGTCTGCTCACCACCGTGCGCCAGAGCCGCGCCCAGCAGGTGTACGTGACCCACGGCCAGAGCGACGTGCTGGCCCGCTACCTGCGCGACGTGGAAGGCATCAGCGCCGAACCCCTCAGCGGCGGCATTGCGGCGGAGCGCGGGGAAGAGACGCAGGGGGGGGTGTGA
- a CDS encoding M10 family metallopeptidase C-terminal domain-containing protein, with translation MTTGSLAINNSSGEPLSYWVVSNGYTSEQIVSTGTLTTGTNSISVPSGSNLRIYVSSTDIFTSQNNAGGGEPSGLSIRDAFSFYEYTWDGTYSSTGFSADVSYINDWAYPIQSNLNGTTYGFLDATAIAQAMAALPPQNFLPQSAASLAAVGTVSDLYDAANRRFIGPMSIWQWQAGESFWTQQAAAVSLPPAMAAGWASFGADVPWGPMPWGGVSPTASGLQPSGKASQLAAGGIPALPALAAGVPLPAGYPSPTFGFDFSSNLNWSTMNNGAGSSVDPSGDSLFYASNFNVWNFGYAFGSPDAPAGNYAPDDPSNPNAYTSILRAQANTEGGMGLYANGNQDFVGFYTFAKDDYNANYQGNLQQLTITIGALASASTGGSGNDEVVGTRRNDVISGGYGADLLSGGATPPSGLQEPGRDAITRQPLGGSRQALPGRDGRDVFVYVRADSSLNTKHQRDVITDFDPSDQIDLAAVDARSLQAGQQRFSWIGQRQFNGTAGQLRIDVSPFRHALLQGDVDGNGKPDFEVKLLGVDLFTRSNLLL, from the coding sequence ATGACAACCGGCAGCCTGGCGATCAACAACAGCAGTGGCGAGCCGCTGAGCTACTGGGTGGTGTCCAATGGCTACACCTCCGAGCAGATCGTGAGCACGGGAACGCTCACGACAGGAACGAACAGCATCTCTGTGCCATCAGGCAGCAACTTAAGAATCTATGTGTCGAGCACGGATATCTTCACGAGCCAGAACAACGCCGGTGGCGGCGAACCGAGTGGGCTCTCCATCCGAGATGCCTTCAGTTTTTATGAGTACACCTGGGATGGAACCTACAGCAGCACGGGATTCAGTGCTGATGTGAGCTATATCAACGACTGGGCCTATCCCATTCAGTCGAACCTCAATGGCACCACCTACGGATTCCTGGATGCCACGGCGATCGCCCAGGCCATGGCTGCCCTGCCTCCACAGAACTTCCTGCCCCAGAGTGCGGCAAGTCTGGCGGCCGTCGGCACCGTTTCCGACCTCTACGACGCTGCCAACCGTCGTTTCATCGGCCCGATGTCGATCTGGCAGTGGCAGGCCGGTGAATCTTTCTGGACCCAGCAGGCGGCGGCCGTCTCGCTGCCGCCGGCGATGGCGGCGGGATGGGCCAGCTTCGGGGCCGACGTGCCCTGGGGGCCGATGCCCTGGGGAGGAGTCTCCCCTACGGCCAGCGGGCTGCAGCCGTCCGGCAAGGCCAGCCAGCTGGCTGCGGGAGGAATCCCCGCCCTGCCCGCCCTGGCGGCCGGGGTGCCGCTGCCTGCTGGCTACCCTTCGCCCACCTTCGGCTTCGATTTCTCCAGCAATCTCAACTGGAGCACGATGAACAATGGAGCCGGATCGAGTGTGGATCCCTCCGGCGACTCACTCTTCTATGCGTCCAACTTCAATGTGTGGAATTTCGGCTATGCCTTTGGCTCGCCGGATGCTCCTGCTGGCAATTATGCGCCGGACGATCCCTCCAATCCGAACGCTTATACGTCGATCCTGCGTGCCCAGGCCAACACCGAGGGCGGGATGGGTCTGTATGCCAATGGCAACCAGGACTTCGTTGGATTCTACACCTTCGCCAAGGACGACTACAACGCCAATTATCAAGGAAATCTTCAGCAGCTCACCATCACCATCGGTGCGCTGGCTTCCGCCTCCACCGGCGGCTCCGGCAATGATGAAGTGGTGGGCACCCGCCGCAATGATGTGATCTCCGGCGGTTACGGAGCGGATCTGCTCTCCGGGGGAGCAACGCCGCCCAGTGGCCTGCAGGAACCCGGCCGTGATGCCATCACCCGTCAGCCCTTGGGAGGATCCAGGCAGGCTCTGCCAGGCCGTGATGGTCGCGATGTCTTCGTCTACGTCCGGGCCGACAGCAGCCTCAACACCAAGCACCAGCGCGATGTGATCACCGACTTCGATCCTTCCGATCAGATCGATCTCGCAGCGGTGGATGCCCGTTCACTTCAAGCGGGGCAGCAACGCTTCAGCTGGATCGGGCAGCGGCAGTTCAATGGTACGGCGGGCCAGTTGAGGATTGATGTCTCCCCTTTCCGCCATGCTTTGTTGCAAGGTGATGTCGATGGCAACGGCAAGCCTGACTTTGAGGTAAAGCTCCTGGGCGTCGATCTGTTCACACGCTCCAACCTCCTGCTCTGA
- a CDS encoding ATP-dependent DNA ligase: protein MHAFCDLFECLDRSSGTKARVAALVGYFREAPAGDAAWALQLLLGKRRRRLLTGRRLREICLGAAELPEWLFEACHSQVGDSAETIALLLPQLKLPAGEPLDLPLSVWMAERLPALAALDGEVQAQAVLQTWSSLPPAQVFVFNKLLTGGFRVGVSTGLVTRALAEVSQLEEAELAHRLMGGFEPSAAAFTALLSPAASGEDAPISRPYPFFLASPLEPERLLTDDPADWRAEWKWDGIRGQLIRRAGTTFLWSRGEDLVNESFPELVALGDALPDGTVLDGEVIVWPPAADRPLGFAALQRRLGRRCVSRALRQACPATFVAYDLLEAGGRDQRQHPLAARLQDLVQLGAGLGETAAEELKGVLRLSTGLPFQSWEELEPLRSQARQAGAEGLMLKRLDSPYLAGRKRGHWWKHKLEPMELDAVLLYAQAGSGRRANLFTDYTFGLWASAPSDSVDPEPSGQGTSPRQLVTFAKAYSGLDDAEISELDRWIRRHTTERFGPVRAVEPLQVFTLGFEGLQRSGRHRSGVAVRFPRILRWRRNKPAAEADTLAAAEALLEDGRPGPGSAEG from the coding sequence GTGCACGCCTTCTGTGACCTGTTCGAGTGCCTGGATCGCAGCAGCGGCACCAAGGCGCGCGTGGCGGCGCTGGTGGGGTACTTCCGCGAAGCGCCCGCGGGCGATGCGGCCTGGGCACTTCAGTTGCTGCTCGGCAAGCGGCGCCGTCGGCTGCTCACCGGACGGCGTTTGCGGGAGATCTGCCTCGGGGCGGCCGAGCTGCCGGAATGGTTGTTCGAGGCCTGCCACTCCCAGGTGGGGGATTCGGCGGAAACGATCGCCTTGCTGTTGCCCCAGCTGAAGCTGCCGGCTGGCGAACCGCTCGACCTGCCGCTGTCGGTGTGGATGGCAGAGCGGTTGCCGGCGCTGGCTGCGCTCGACGGCGAAGTGCAGGCGCAGGCGGTGCTGCAGACCTGGTCATCCCTGCCGCCAGCGCAGGTGTTCGTGTTCAACAAGCTGCTGACTGGCGGTTTCCGGGTGGGGGTATCCACCGGCCTGGTCACACGAGCCCTGGCCGAGGTGAGCCAGCTGGAGGAGGCGGAGCTGGCCCATCGGCTGATGGGTGGCTTCGAGCCCAGTGCCGCCGCCTTCACCGCCCTGCTCAGCCCCGCCGCCAGCGGTGAGGACGCACCGATCAGCCGCCCCTATCCCTTTTTCCTGGCCAGTCCACTGGAGCCGGAGCGGCTGCTGACGGACGACCCCGCTGATTGGCGCGCCGAGTGGAAGTGGGACGGCATCCGCGGCCAGCTGATCCGACGCGCCGGCACCACCTTTCTCTGGAGCCGTGGCGAAGATCTGGTCAACGAAAGCTTCCCGGAGCTGGTGGCCCTGGGCGATGCCCTGCCGGACGGCACCGTGCTCGATGGGGAAGTGATCGTGTGGCCGCCGGCGGCGGACCGTCCGCTCGGATTTGCGGCCCTGCAACGGCGCCTGGGGCGGCGCTGCGTGAGTCGAGCGCTGCGTCAGGCCTGCCCGGCTACGTTCGTTGCCTATGACCTGCTGGAAGCGGGCGGCCGTGACCAGCGCCAGCACCCCCTGGCGGCGCGGCTGCAGGACCTGGTCCAGCTCGGCGCGGGGTTGGGGGAGACCGCCGCTGAGGAGTTGAAGGGGGTTCTGCGCCTGTCGACCGGGCTGCCGTTCCAGAGCTGGGAGGAGCTGGAGCCGCTGCGCAGCCAGGCGCGCCAGGCCGGCGCCGAGGGCCTGATGCTCAAGCGGCTGGATTCGCCGTATCTGGCGGGCCGCAAGCGGGGCCACTGGTGGAAACACAAGCTCGAGCCGATGGAGCTCGATGCAGTGCTGCTCTATGCCCAGGCAGGCAGCGGCCGCCGCGCCAACCTCTTCACCGACTACACCTTCGGGCTATGGGCCAGCGCACCATCTGACTCGGTGGATCCGGAACCGTCAGGACAAGGGACCAGCCCGCGCCAGTTGGTGACCTTCGCCAAGGCCTATTCCGGTCTTGATGATGCCGAGATCTCTGAGCTTGATCGCTGGATCCGGCGCCACACCACCGAACGCTTCGGGCCGGTGCGGGCGGTAGAACCGCTGCAGGTGTTCACCCTCGGCTTCGAAGGCCTCCAGCGCTCCGGCCGGCACCGCAGCGGGGTGGCTGTGCGCTTCCCTCGCATCCTGCGCTGGCGCCGCAACAAACCGGCGGCTGAGGCCGACACCCTGGCGGCCGCCGAAGCCCTGCTCGAGGACGGCAGGCCAGGACCAGGGTCCGCAGAAGGATGA
- a CDS encoding DUF4178 domain-containing protein yields MTVWILLLGLLVAAVVVLQLRRWCRRPAALPQDRTLFTLRYGDIVQFEGRDWVVEDRLLCAEEGFEWLEYLLRDGNDARWLSVSEDDWLEVSWLESVSASALDPASLAGSGAGRFPARLQLDGVTYALKEQGRASISSSARVMNRRQSGCRYADYTASGGLVLSLEQWDLAAAVAAGQTPDPPELSVGRLIDPGQLSLLPGDGRSVYR; encoded by the coding sequence ATGACGGTGTGGATCTTGCTGCTGGGGCTGCTGGTGGCAGCTGTCGTGGTGCTGCAGCTGCGGCGCTGGTGCCGCCGCCCGGCTGCCCTGCCCCAGGACCGCACCCTGTTCACCCTCCGCTACGGCGACATCGTGCAGTTCGAAGGGCGCGACTGGGTGGTGGAGGACAGGCTGCTGTGTGCCGAGGAAGGCTTCGAGTGGCTGGAGTATCTGCTGCGTGACGGCAACGACGCCCGCTGGTTGAGCGTCAGCGAAGACGACTGGCTGGAGGTGAGTTGGCTGGAGAGCGTCAGCGCTTCGGCATTGGATCCAGCGTCGCTGGCCGGTTCCGGCGCGGGCCGCTTCCCGGCGCGGCTGCAGCTCGACGGTGTCACCTATGCGCTCAAGGAGCAGGGCCGGGCCTCGATCAGCTCCAGCGCGCGGGTGATGAACCGGCGCCAGAGCGGCTGCCGCTACGCCGATTACACCGCCAGCGGCGGCCTGGTGCTGTCGCTGGAGCAGTGGGATCTGGCCGCTGCTGTCGCTGCCGGTCAGACCCCCGACCCGCCCGAGCTCAGCGTGGGCCGCCTGATCGATCCCGGCCAGCTCAGCCTCTTGCCCGGCGATGGGCGCTCGGTGTACCGCTGA
- a CDS encoding polyamine aminopropyltransferase has protein sequence MTTAAAPPLRPLQVWVLLAAAAVSSTVSLVLELMLATQASYLLGDHTLATGIVVGTFLAAMGLGAWLSQFLACGPNPFARLLRLFLLVELLLSPLCLLAPLGLFALFGAGGPVWLGLVVLTLLVGVLGGMEVPLLTRLLETQQHLRTALARVLALDYLGALVGALLFPLVLLPWLGLLPTAGLLALVPLLSCLVICRVFPLSRRWRWLVGGTLPLVALVAWAVLPLGDRIEDSLYDDPVVGRVQSRHQRIVLTRRRDDLRLFLDGNLQFSSLDEYRYHEALVHPVMAFHRQPHRVLLLGAGDGLALREVLRWPGVQRVDLVELDPAMLQLARRHPFLRRLNQGSLDDPRVHLHSGDAFERVRHLPGAYDVVIADFPDPATAPLARLYSVSFYGRLLQLLAPDGRLVTQASTPFFTPKVLASIQATFEQLPLTTRAYSVDVPSFGPWGFVIAYRAGQTLQAAPLPFSGRWADDAQIARLFPLPRDLRLPAGEQVRPNRLLRPVLSEYQRQSRWSGP, from the coding sequence GTGACCACCGCTGCCGCCCCGCCGCTGCGCCCCCTGCAGGTGTGGGTGCTGCTGGCGGCGGCAGCGGTGTCCTCCACCGTGAGCTTGGTGCTGGAGCTGATGCTCGCCACCCAGGCCAGCTACTTGCTGGGCGACCACACCCTGGCCACCGGCATCGTGGTGGGCACCTTTCTGGCGGCGATGGGCCTGGGGGCCTGGCTGAGCCAGTTCCTCGCCTGTGGCCCCAACCCGTTCGCCCGGCTGCTGCGGCTGTTCCTGCTGGTGGAACTGCTGCTCAGCCCGCTGTGCCTGCTGGCGCCGCTCGGGCTGTTCGCCCTGTTCGGTGCCGGCGGGCCGGTCTGGCTGGGGCTGGTGGTGCTCACCCTGCTGGTGGGGGTGCTGGGCGGCATGGAGGTGCCGCTGCTCACCCGCCTGCTGGAGACCCAGCAGCACCTGCGCACGGCGCTGGCACGGGTGCTGGCGCTCGATTACCTGGGCGCGTTGGTAGGGGCGCTGCTGTTCCCGCTGGTGCTGCTGCCCTGGCTGGGCCTGCTGCCCACCGCCGGCCTGCTGGCGCTGGTGCCGCTGCTCAGTTGCCTGGTGATCTGCCGGGTGTTCCCTCTGAGCCGCCGCTGGCGCTGGCTGGTGGGGGGCACCTTGCCGCTGGTGGCTCTGGTGGCCTGGGCTGTGCTGCCCCTGGGCGACAGGATCGAAGACAGCCTCTACGACGACCCGGTGGTGGGCAGGGTGCAGAGCCGTCACCAGCGCATCGTGCTGACGCGCCGCCGCGATGACCTGCGCCTGTTCCTCGACGGCAACCTGCAGTTCTCGAGCCTCGACGAATACCGCTACCACGAGGCGCTGGTGCATCCGGTGATGGCCTTCCACCGACAGCCCCATCGCGTGCTGCTGCTCGGTGCCGGTGATGGCCTGGCACTGCGGGAGGTGCTGCGCTGGCCGGGTGTGCAGCGAGTGGATCTGGTGGAGCTGGATCCCGCCATGCTCCAGCTGGCGCGCCGGCACCCCTTCCTGCGGCGGCTCAACCAGGGCAGCCTCGACGACCCGCGGGTGCATCTCCACAGTGGCGACGCCTTCGAGCGGGTGCGGCACCTGCCCGGCGCCTACGACGTGGTGATCGCCGACTTTCCGGATCCCGCCACCGCACCGCTGGCGCGTCTCTACAGCGTCAGCTTCTACGGCCGGCTGCTGCAGTTGCTGGCGCCGGACGGGCGGCTGGTGACCCAGGCCTCCACGCCCTTCTTCACCCCCAAAGTGCTGGCCTCGATCCAGGCCACCTTCGAGCAACTGCCGCTCACCACGCGCGCCTACAGCGTGGATGTGCCCAGCTTCGGCCCCTGGGGCTTCGTGATCGCCTACCGCGCGGGCCAGACCCTGCAGGCCGCCCCGTTGCCGTTCAGCGGCCGCTGGGCCGATGACGCCCAGATCGCCCGCCTGTTCCCGCTGCCGCGGGACCTGCGCCTGCCGGCCGGCGAGCAGGTGCGGCCGAACCGCCTGCTGCGTCCTGTGCTGTCCGAGTACCAGCGCCAGAGCCGCTGGTCGGGGCCGTGA
- a CDS encoding DUF350 domain-containing protein: MVKPLLQLLLTVGWTFFGVILIYGGLLLFDRLSPIDYRSEIRKGNIAAGVVLGAVILAIAAVVVAVLSS; encoded by the coding sequence ATGGTCAAACCGCTGCTCCAGTTGCTGCTGACAGTTGGCTGGACGTTCTTCGGCGTCATCCTCATCTACGGCGGCCTGCTGCTGTTCGATCGCCTCTCGCCGATCGACTACCGCAGCGAGATCCGCAAGGGCAACATCGCTGCCGGGGTGGTGCTCGGCGCCGTGATCCTGGCGATCGCCGCCGTGGTGGTGGCCGTGCTCTCCAGCTGA
- a CDS encoding DEAD/DEAH box helicase — protein MPFQRQCWKAYLEGRDGLIQVPTGAGKTYAAVMGPIARMLARPGAGIQLLYLTPLRALSRDLALAIRAPIEAMGWPLRVGIRNGDTTSAERSRQLRQPPQILITTPESLSVLLAGAKADELFGGLETVVLDEWHELMGSKRGSQCELCLSWLRQRRPGLRTWAISATIGNLEEAACAAVGAAAPPPLIVTAKLRRHTEIRSLLPDQIDGFPWAGHLGLRMYEELVAALDPAVSTLLFTNTRNQSERWHQCLRYACPEMEGALALHHGSIDRAEREAIEAGVKTGGIRWVVCTSSLDLGVDFQPVERVVQIGSAKNLARLLQRAGRSAHCPGGTSQVLFMPTNALELLEVSAMRRGLAAGLVERRRPPQAPLDVLLQHLTTLACGPGFEPAQELASVRSAWSYRQLSDDDWHWCLRFLEHGGDCLGAYPRYRKLEREPLAAPAGTTAVEGTPLAGAVPERTRETQDHAEAPFRYRVRETAIARLHRLNIGTITASRSITVKVVRGATLGHVEEGFVSRLKPGDVFFFAGRQLEFVRLRDMTALVKASTRKSTLVPAWAGGQMALSDLLSEHLRQEVDRCARALASSRDPEDAATLDTPELRALEPLLRRQHEVSALPRAHEFLVEITRSREGSHLYAYPFEGRFVHEGLGFLWAGRLARLQAGTITVSVNDYGFELLAPRGYPFAELFEQAGDALLEAAGLQDDLERTINLSELCRRRFRAIAQVSGLVLNGFPGQNKTGGQLQISASLLFDVFQQHEPANRLLAQARREVLDEQLELGRLQAALTRLRASELRLEHTPRPGPFAFPLLAERLNNRMSNESVLTRLERLMAEARRAEGI, from the coding sequence ATGCCGTTTCAGCGCCAGTGCTGGAAGGCCTATCTGGAGGGCCGCGACGGGCTGATCCAGGTGCCCACCGGCGCCGGCAAGACCTACGCCGCCGTGATGGGTCCAATCGCCCGCATGCTGGCGCGTCCAGGTGCGGGCATCCAGCTGCTGTATCTCACACCGCTGCGGGCGCTCAGCCGCGATCTGGCCCTGGCGATCCGCGCGCCGATCGAGGCGATGGGCTGGCCGCTGCGCGTGGGCATCCGCAATGGCGACACCACCAGCGCCGAGCGCAGCCGCCAGCTGCGCCAGCCGCCCCAGATCCTGATCACCACGCCGGAATCGCTGTCGGTGCTGCTGGCGGGGGCCAAGGCCGACGAGCTGTTCGGCGGCCTCGAAACGGTGGTGCTGGATGAATGGCACGAGCTGATGGGCAGCAAGCGCGGCAGCCAGTGCGAGTTGTGCCTCAGCTGGTTGCGCCAGCGCCGGCCGGGCCTGCGCACCTGGGCGATCAGCGCCACGATCGGCAACCTGGAGGAGGCGGCGTGCGCGGCGGTGGGGGCAGCGGCTCCGCCGCCGTTGATCGTCACCGCCAAGCTGCGCCGCCACACCGAGATCCGCAGCCTGCTGCCCGACCAGATCGACGGCTTCCCCTGGGCGGGTCACCTGGGCCTACGCATGTATGAAGAGCTGGTGGCGGCACTCGATCCCGCCGTCTCCACGCTGCTGTTCACCAACACCCGCAACCAGTCGGAGCGGTGGCATCAATGCCTGCGGTATGCCTGCCCGGAAATGGAGGGGGCACTGGCGCTGCACCACGGCTCGATCGACCGGGCCGAACGGGAGGCGATCGAAGCGGGGGTGAAGACAGGCGGGATCCGCTGGGTGGTGTGCACCAGCTCGCTCGACCTGGGCGTTGACTTTCAGCCGGTGGAGCGGGTGGTGCAGATCGGCAGTGCCAAGAACCTGGCGCGGCTGCTGCAGCGGGCCGGCCGCTCCGCCCATTGCCCCGGCGGCACCTCCCAGGTGCTGTTCATGCCCACCAACGCCCTGGAGCTGCTGGAGGTGAGCGCGATGCGGCGCGGGCTGGCGGCGGGGCTGGTGGAACGGCGCCGGCCGCCGCAGGCGCCCCTCGATGTGCTGCTGCAGCACCTCACCACCCTGGCCTGCGGGCCGGGCTTTGAGCCGGCGCAGGAGCTGGCCAGCGTGCGCAGCGCCTGGAGCTACCGCCAGCTCAGCGACGACGACTGGCACTGGTGCCTGCGCTTCCTTGAGCACGGCGGCGACTGCCTCGGCGCCTATCCCCGCTACCGCAAGCTCGAACGCGAGCCGTTGGCGGCGCCAGCAGGAACCACGGCAGTGGAAGGCACCCCGCTGGCGGGTGCGGTGCCTGAACGCACGCGTGAAACGCAAGACCACGCAGAAGCTCCCTTCCGTTACCGGGTGCGCGAGACCGCCATCGCCCGGCTGCACCGCCTCAACATCGGCACGATCACTGCCAGCCGTTCGATCACGGTGAAGGTGGTGCGGGGCGCCACGCTCGGCCATGTGGAGGAGGGGTTCGTCAGCCGGCTCAAGCCCGGCGATGTGTTCTTCTTCGCCGGCCGCCAGCTGGAATTCGTGCGCCTGCGCGACATGACCGCCCTGGTCAAGGCCAGCACCCGCAAGAGCACCCTGGTGCCGGCCTGGGCCGGTGGGCAGATGGCCCTCTCCGATCTGCTCAGCGAACACCTGCGCCAGGAGGTCGACCGCTGCGCCCGGGCCCTGGCATCCAGCCGCGACCCCGAGGATGCCGCCACGCTCGACACCCCCGAGTTACGCGCCCTGGAGCCTCTGCTGCGCCGCCAGCACGAGGTGTCGGCGTTGCCACGCGCGCATGAGTTTCTGGTGGAGATCACCCGCAGCCGCGAAGGCAGCCACCTCTACGCCTATCCGTTTGAAGGGCGCTTCGTGCATGAGGGCCTCGGCTTCCTCTGGGCCGGCCGCCTGGCGCGGCTTCAGGCCGGCACGATCACGGTGTCAGTGAACGACTACGGCTTCGAGCTGCTGGCGCCGCGCGGCTATCCCTTCGCCGAGCTGTTCGAGCAGGCCGGCGACGCGCTGCTGGAAGCGGCGGGGCTGCAGGACGACCTGGAACGCACGATCAACCTGTCGGAGTTGTGCCGCCGCCGCTTCCGCGCGATCGCCCAGGTGAGCGGGCTGGTGCTGAACGGCTTTCCTGGCCAGAACAAAACCGGCGGCCAACTGCAGATCAGTGCCAGCCTGCTGTTCGATGTGTTCCAGCAGCACGAGCCGGCCAACCGCCTGCTGGCCCAGGCACGCCGTGAGGTGCTCGACGAGCAGCTGGAGCTGGGCCGTCTGCAGGCCGCCCTCACGCGTCTCCGGGCCAGCGAGCTGCGCCTGGAGCACACGCCGCGTCCGGGGCCGTTCGCCTTTCCGCTGCTGGCCGAGCGGCTCAACAACCGCATGAGCAATGAATCGGTGCTGACCAGGCTGGAGCGGCTGATGGCGGAGGCGAGGCGGGCCGAGGGGATCTGA
- a CDS encoding PspA/IM30 family protein — protein MKRLIYWLMGDRAGRVVVGSWRWLWGRPVESGGQVAVAVAEESLQSMQLSVQKLAQAVAMQVGAYERAKKKYQTKTIELSTYEQQAQLAQRAGQIDGAKLAMGRAIQIEKLLPALEQQVQQAEAYVTASKDKLNRERLKLEHYKSDMQNMKDLAEVNAALESIAKVNNDFDIGSARSSFEQARNAVEGRNLRNAALAELSENPQEKLTADLEQLSLDAEVTQRLQALEAAPLPQFEDRQP, from the coding sequence GTGAAGCGACTGATCTACTGGCTGATGGGCGATCGAGCCGGCCGTGTGGTGGTGGGTAGCTGGCGCTGGCTGTGGGGGCGGCCGGTGGAATCCGGCGGCCAGGTGGCGGTGGCGGTGGCGGAGGAATCCCTGCAGTCGATGCAGCTATCCGTGCAGAAACTCGCCCAGGCGGTGGCCATGCAGGTGGGCGCCTATGAGCGGGCCAAGAAGAAGTACCAGACGAAAACGATCGAGCTCAGCACCTACGAGCAGCAGGCCCAGCTGGCCCAGCGGGCCGGCCAGATCGACGGCGCCAAGCTGGCGATGGGCCGCGCCATCCAGATCGAGAAGCTGTTGCCCGCCCTGGAGCAGCAGGTGCAGCAGGCTGAGGCCTATGTCACCGCCTCCAAGGACAAGCTCAACCGGGAGCGCCTCAAGCTCGAGCACTACAAGAGCGACATGCAGAACATGAAGGATCTGGCGGAAGTGAACGCCGCGCTGGAATCGATCGCCAAGGTCAACAACGACTTCGACATCGGCTCCGCCCGCTCCTCCTTCGAACAGGCAAGGAACGCGGTGGAGGGTCGAAATCTGCGCAACGCCGCCCTCGCCGAACTCAGCGAAAATCCGCAGGAAAAGCTCACGGCCGATCTGGAACAGCTTTCGCTCGATGCGGAGGTCACCCAGCGGCTTCAGGCCCTTGAAGCTGCCCCCCTGCCCCAGTTCGAAGACAGGCAACCATGA